In Myxococcus stipitatus, the following are encoded in one genomic region:
- a CDS encoding PAS domain-containing sensor histidine kinase, whose translation MPSTPAKKRQRPPPAPSSTAEASGVPLHALLEGLPDAFFTLDAQWRFTYVSPRMAELLDGAANLGDDVRLACSSLLGLGEHLRFEQPSTQQAATRFEHDWPGGDLSFDVRARVVHGGLLVHCRDISGERRAKEELRRTSEVFRAVHEGTTDAIYTKDLEGRYQHINAAGARAVGRTVEEVLGRTDPELFSAEVARNNAANDREVLAFGRTITYEDTQPGEDGPRVWLSTKGVLRDANGKVVGLFGISRDITQRKWAEEEARRHSEFQEQLMGIVSHDIRSPLGAIMNWSRVMAEAGTAEDARRTSQRIATAAVRIERLTRLLLDFTRTRLMGGVAIEPRPVDLKDLVARVAHEFRVAYPERTIEVEQKGNTQGMWDPDRLGQVASNLLENALKFGPPDSPVRLVTHAARGNKVALEVCNGGRPIPAHLVPHLFEPFRSGPQTTRTLKMSYGLGLYIVREIVQAHGGAIEVTSTEEDGTRFTVTLPRRSLPARPPGQPSPRVPRSEPR comes from the coding sequence ATGCCCTCCACCCCCGCCAAGAAGCGCCAGCGCCCCCCGCCGGCCCCGTCCTCGACGGCCGAGGCGTCCGGCGTACCGCTCCATGCGCTCCTGGAGGGACTGCCCGACGCCTTCTTCACGCTCGACGCGCAGTGGCGCTTCACCTACGTCAGCCCGCGCATGGCGGAGCTGTTGGATGGCGCCGCGAACCTGGGCGACGACGTGCGCCTCGCCTGTTCCTCGCTGCTGGGGTTGGGAGAGCACCTGCGCTTCGAGCAGCCCTCCACCCAGCAGGCCGCCACGCGCTTCGAGCATGACTGGCCGGGCGGAGACCTGAGCTTCGACGTGCGAGCGCGCGTGGTGCACGGAGGGTTGCTGGTGCACTGCCGTGACATCAGCGGCGAGCGCCGCGCGAAGGAGGAGCTGCGCCGCACCAGCGAGGTGTTCCGCGCCGTCCACGAGGGGACGACGGACGCCATCTACACAAAGGACCTGGAGGGCCGCTACCAGCACATCAACGCCGCGGGCGCGCGCGCGGTGGGCCGCACGGTGGAAGAGGTGTTGGGCCGCACGGACCCGGAGCTGTTCAGCGCCGAGGTCGCCCGGAACAACGCCGCCAACGACAGGGAGGTGCTCGCCTTCGGCCGCACCATCACCTACGAGGACACGCAGCCGGGCGAGGACGGGCCGCGCGTGTGGCTGTCCACCAAGGGCGTGCTGCGCGACGCGAACGGCAAGGTGGTGGGGCTGTTCGGCATCAGCCGCGACATCACCCAGCGCAAGTGGGCGGAGGAAGAAGCGCGCCGGCACTCCGAGTTCCAGGAGCAGCTCATGGGCATCGTCAGCCATGACATCCGCAGTCCGCTGGGCGCCATCATGAACTGGTCGCGCGTCATGGCGGAGGCGGGCACGGCCGAGGACGCAAGGCGCACCAGCCAGCGCATCGCCACCGCGGCGGTGCGAATCGAGCGGCTCACCCGGCTGCTGCTGGACTTCACGCGCACGCGGCTGATGGGCGGGGTCGCCATTGAACCCAGGCCCGTGGACTTGAAGGACCTGGTCGCGCGCGTGGCGCACGAGTTCCGCGTGGCCTATCCCGAGCGCACCATCGAGGTGGAGCAAAAGGGCAACACCCAAGGCATGTGGGACCCGGACCGGCTGGGACAGGTGGCCTCCAACCTCCTGGAGAACGCCCTCAAGTTCGGCCCGCCCGACAGCCCCGTGCGGCTGGTGACGCATGCCGCGCGCGGCAACAAGGTGGCGCTGGAGGTGTGCAACGGCGGGCGCCCCATCCCCGCGCACCTGGTGCCGCACCTGTTCGAGCCCTTCCGCAGCGGCCCTCAGACGACGCGCACGCTCAAGATGAGCTACGGCCTGGGCCTCTACATCGTGCGGGAAATCGTCCAGGCGCACGGCGGCGCCATCGAGGTCACCTCCACCGAGGAGGACGGCACGCGCTTCACCGTGACGCTGCCTCGCCGCTCGCTGCCCGCGCGCCCCCCCGGTCAGCCCTCGCCCCGCGTGCCGCGCTCGGAGCCCAGGTAG
- a CDS encoding potassium/proton antiporter — protein MLTTEPLPTAFLLAVCGALLALSVLFSRASGRFGIPVALLFLGVGMAAGSDGPGGIAFDNYGFAFRLGTVALVLILFDGGLNTPLSAIHSALRPATVLATVGVVLTAALMGAAAHYLFHFSWTQALLLGAIVSSTDAAAVFSVLRGSGLHLKRRVGTTLELESGLNDPMAVILTTGLTHALASGKPPGWDLAVEALVQMLVGAGMGLAMGYGARLLLKRLRLRVAGLYPVMTLALAFLSFGLPTLLQGSGFLAVYIVGILLGNETIRYRTGLLRVHDALAWLSQVLMFLVLGLLVYPRNLLEVAGVGLGMGLILAFVARPLAVLLCLAPFRFPLGEIVYTGWVGLRGAVPIILATFPVLSNTAGSRDIFNIVFFIVVVNGLIPGATVPWVTRKLGLAARVPEPPQAVLEIASTQLLKGELSSFYIDKASAVTGERLADLPFPPGSAAMLLVRGQELLAPKGDTVFQPGDHVYVFGHAEDLPLLRLLFGQQEDE, from the coding sequence ATGCTCACCACGGAGCCACTTCCCACCGCCTTCCTGCTCGCCGTCTGTGGAGCGCTGCTCGCGCTGAGCGTGCTGTTCAGCCGTGCCTCCGGCCGCTTCGGCATCCCCGTCGCGCTGCTGTTCCTGGGCGTGGGCATGGCGGCGGGCTCCGACGGGCCCGGCGGCATCGCCTTCGACAACTACGGCTTCGCCTTCCGGCTGGGCACGGTGGCGCTGGTGCTCATCCTCTTCGACGGGGGCCTCAACACGCCGCTGTCCGCCATCCACTCCGCCCTGCGCCCGGCGACGGTGCTGGCCACGGTGGGCGTGGTCCTCACCGCCGCGTTGATGGGCGCGGCGGCGCACTACCTCTTCCACTTCAGCTGGACGCAGGCGCTGCTGTTGGGCGCCATCGTCTCCTCCACGGACGCGGCGGCGGTCTTCTCCGTGCTGCGAGGCAGCGGGCTGCATCTGAAGCGCCGGGTGGGCACCACGCTGGAGCTGGAGTCGGGACTCAACGACCCGATGGCCGTCATCCTCACCACGGGGCTGACGCACGCCCTGGCGAGCGGAAAGCCGCCGGGCTGGGACCTGGCGGTGGAGGCGCTGGTGCAGATGCTGGTGGGCGCGGGCATGGGCCTGGCCATGGGCTATGGCGCGCGCCTGTTGCTCAAGCGCCTGCGCCTGCGCGTGGCGGGGCTGTATCCGGTGATGACGCTGGCGCTGGCGTTCCTGTCCTTCGGCCTGCCCACGCTGTTGCAGGGCAGCGGCTTTCTCGCCGTGTACATCGTGGGCATCCTGCTGGGCAACGAGACCATCCGCTACCGCACGGGCCTGTTGCGGGTGCATGACGCGCTGGCGTGGCTGTCGCAGGTGTTGATGTTCCTGGTGCTGGGCCTGCTGGTGTATCCGCGCAACCTGCTGGAGGTGGCGGGCGTGGGGTTGGGCATGGGGCTCATCCTCGCCTTCGTGGCGCGCCCCCTCGCGGTGCTGCTGTGTCTGGCGCCCTTCCGCTTCCCCTTGGGGGAAATCGTCTACACGGGCTGGGTGGGGCTGCGCGGCGCGGTGCCCATCATCCTGGCCACCTTCCCCGTGCTGTCGAACACGGCGGGCTCGCGGGACATCTTCAACATCGTGTTCTTCATCGTGGTGGTGAACGGGCTGATTCCCGGCGCCACGGTGCCGTGGGTGACGCGCAAGCTGGGCCTCGCGGCGCGGGTGCCCGAGCCACCGCAGGCCGTGCTCGAAATCGCCTCCACGCAGCTCCTCAAGGGGGAGCTGAGCTCGTTCTACATCGACAAGGCCTCCGCGGTGACGGGCGAGCGGCTGGCGGACCTGCCCTTCCCTCCAGGCTCCGCGGCGATGTTGCTGGTGCGAGGCCAGGAGCTGCTCGCGCCCAAGGGCGACACCGTGTTCCAACCCGGGGACCACGTGTATGTCTTTGGCCACGCGGAGGACCTGCCCCTGCTGCGCCTGTTGTTCGGGCAGCAGGAGGACGAGTAG
- a CDS encoding ATP-binding protein yields MSISRQPTLFAPDERVTLPPFASAFEALPDPAYVLDPQGRILTCSTSGARAFGRGPESLAGLLWSELGIPAEDIAKLEAARALTLARGCCVTEELPWPVDTGLRRHAVMFTPLPEGAVLVTARPLTEAEAVYSRALELEQASRAEVEQAERRRSFLYQAMTTLFTHPPDPHGMYTLLAHLAVPDLADWCLVDALEQGPWVSRVAVACLDPTQRERAGALPERIELHDDAPVGLLRVLRTGEPELVPAVTDSLLRAASSEPAHPALLLTLQARSYMIVPLRARGHTLGAVTFVSSGSGRRYGPEDLALAEDLCLRASLAIDNARLVGESRRAARAREDLLAVVSHDLKNPLGVVQLGAALLARGPGARPGGEGVAKQATRIQDATDRMSRLISDLLDWGRLEAGGLPLDLGEHSVTALLTEATESIRPLAEAKGLHLYTQPPEDDVRVRCDRMRVLQVLGNLLGNAVKFTPSGGDLEVAASARDGLVCIHVRDTGDGIAAEALPHIFDRYWQARDATSRGTGLGLAIAKGLVEAHGGHIHALSTRGEGSTFAFTLPLAGVSTAPHSTRSRPRLDA; encoded by the coding sequence ATGTCGATATCCCGACAGCCCACTCTCTTCGCACCGGATGAGCGTGTGACCTTGCCTCCCTTCGCATCCGCCTTCGAGGCGCTCCCCGACCCGGCCTACGTCCTGGACCCCCAGGGCCGCATCCTCACGTGCAGCACCTCCGGAGCGCGGGCCTTCGGACGAGGGCCCGAGTCCCTGGCGGGACTGCTCTGGAGCGAGCTGGGCATCCCCGCCGAGGACATCGCGAAGCTGGAGGCCGCGCGGGCCCTGACGCTGGCGCGCGGCTGCTGCGTCACCGAGGAGCTGCCCTGGCCCGTGGACACCGGCCTGCGCCGCCACGCGGTGATGTTCACCCCGCTGCCGGAGGGCGCGGTGCTCGTGACGGCGAGGCCGCTCACGGAGGCCGAAGCGGTGTACTCGCGCGCGCTGGAGCTGGAGCAGGCCTCGCGCGCGGAGGTCGAACAGGCGGAGCGGCGGCGCTCTTTTCTCTATCAAGCGATGACGACGCTGTTCACCCATCCCCCGGACCCTCACGGCATGTACACGCTGCTGGCGCATCTGGCGGTGCCGGACCTGGCGGACTGGTGTCTGGTGGATGCGTTGGAGCAAGGCCCCTGGGTGTCGCGCGTCGCGGTGGCGTGTCTGGACCCGACGCAGCGCGAGCGCGCGGGCGCGCTTCCCGAGCGCATCGAACTGCACGACGACGCCCCCGTGGGACTGCTGCGCGTGCTGCGCACCGGAGAGCCGGAGCTGGTGCCCGCGGTGACGGACTCGCTCTTGCGCGCGGCCTCGTCGGAGCCCGCGCACCCGGCCCTGCTGCTCACGCTGCAAGCGCGCTCGTACATGATTGTGCCCCTGCGCGCGCGGGGCCACACCCTGGGCGCCGTCACGTTCGTGTCGTCCGGCTCGGGGCGGCGGTACGGGCCCGAGGACCTGGCGTTGGCGGAGGACCTCTGTCTGCGCGCGAGCCTCGCCATCGACAACGCGCGGCTCGTCGGTGAATCCCGCCGGGCGGCGCGAGCGCGCGAGGACCTGTTGGCCGTGGTGTCGCATGACTTGAAGAACCCGTTGGGCGTGGTGCAGTTGGGCGCGGCGCTGCTGGCGCGAGGCCCTGGCGCGAGGCCCGGCGGCGAAGGGGTGGCGAAGCAGGCCACGCGCATCCAGGACGCGACGGACCGCATGTCGCGCCTCATCTCGGACCTGTTGGACTGGGGACGGCTGGAGGCCGGTGGGCTTCCGTTGGATTTGGGAGAGCACTCGGTGACGGCGCTCCTCACGGAGGCCACCGAGTCCATCCGCCCCCTGGCCGAGGCCAAGGGCCTGCACCTCTACACCCAGCCACCCGAGGACGACGTGCGCGTGCGGTGCGACCGGATGCGGGTGCTCCAGGTGTTGGGGAACCTCCTGGGCAACGCGGTGAAGTTCACGCCCTCCGGCGGTGACCTGGAGGTGGCCGCGTCCGCGCGCGACGGCCTGGTGTGCATCCACGTGCGGGACACCGGGGATGGCATCGCCGCGGAGGCGCTGCCCCACATCTTCGACCGGTACTGGCAGGCGCGCGACGCGACCAGCCGGGGCACGGGGCTGGGGCTCGCCATCGCCAAGGGGCTGGTGGAGGCACACGGGGGACACATCCACGCGCTCAGCACGCGGGGAGAGGGCAGCACGTTCGCGTTCACACTCCCGCTGGCCGGCGTGTCCACCGCACCGCACTCCACGCGGAGCCGTCCACGTCTGGACGCATGA
- a CDS encoding monovalent cation:proton antiporter-2 (CPA2) family protein, whose protein sequence is MAFLHQALIFLGAAVVSVPLFKRLGLGSVLGYLVAGAIIGPSGARLIGDVENVLHFSELGVVLLLFVIGLELQPSRLWSLRHSVFGLGGAQVLLTGGLLAAVCWLLGLPPGAAIIAGFGLSLSSTAFALQLLAERNQLTTGYGRLAFGILLFQDLAVIPLLAALPLLGHADAASAQPGWYTGIKVVAVLVGVVLAGRFLLRPLFRGVAAFHSQELFTATALLVVVGTAALLNAVGLSMALGAFLAGVLLSESEYRHELEADIEPFKGLLLGLFFIAVGMSVNLRLIVERPGLITGLVLGLVALKGAVLYGLGRFSLKEQEPSLSLGIVISQGGEFAFVLFALAVSFRVMQPEVSELLVVVVGLSMATTPLFYAAYERWGRPRFRKEAKTREYDVAPEEDHPVIIAGFGRVGQVVGRLLRAKRIGFTAIDASPEHIDFMKRFGSQVFYGDASRLDLLRAARADKARVFVLAIDDMEASLRTAQTVKEHFPHLTVFARARNRVHAYRLLDLGIEHVMRETFAGSMELGGDILQTLGLTFSESHRVMERLREHDEKLLRETARYHRDEQKLVEMAARARKELESLFEQDDAEQKKSA, encoded by the coding sequence ATGGCCTTCCTGCATCAAGCACTGATTTTCCTGGGTGCCGCGGTGGTGTCCGTTCCGCTGTTCAAGCGGTTGGGTCTGGGCTCGGTGCTCGGTTACCTGGTGGCGGGCGCCATCATCGGCCCCTCTGGCGCCCGGTTGATTGGCGACGTGGAGAACGTGCTCCACTTCTCCGAGCTGGGCGTCGTGCTGTTGTTGTTCGTCATTGGCCTGGAGCTCCAGCCGTCGCGGCTGTGGAGCCTGCGCCACTCCGTGTTCGGCCTGGGCGGCGCGCAGGTGCTCCTCACCGGAGGACTCCTGGCCGCCGTGTGCTGGCTGCTGGGCCTGCCTCCGGGCGCCGCCATCATCGCGGGCTTCGGCCTGTCGCTGTCGTCCACCGCCTTCGCGCTCCAGCTGCTCGCCGAGCGCAACCAGCTCACGACCGGTTACGGCCGGCTGGCCTTCGGCATCCTGTTGTTCCAGGACCTGGCCGTCATCCCGCTGCTCGCGGCGCTGCCGCTGCTGGGCCACGCCGACGCGGCCTCCGCGCAGCCGGGCTGGTACACCGGCATCAAGGTGGTGGCGGTGCTCGTGGGCGTCGTGCTCGCGGGGAGGTTCCTCCTGCGCCCCCTGTTCCGAGGCGTCGCGGCCTTCCACAGCCAGGAGCTCTTCACCGCCACCGCGCTGCTCGTCGTCGTGGGCACCGCCGCGCTGCTCAACGCGGTGGGGCTGTCCATGGCGCTCGGCGCCTTCCTCGCGGGCGTGCTCCTGTCGGAGTCCGAGTACCGCCACGAGCTGGAGGCCGACATCGAGCCCTTCAAGGGCCTCTTGCTCGGCCTGTTCTTCATCGCCGTGGGCATGAGCGTGAACCTGCGCCTCATCGTCGAGCGGCCCGGGCTCATCACCGGGCTGGTGCTGGGCCTGGTGGCCCTCAAGGGCGCGGTGCTCTACGGCCTGGGGCGCTTCAGCCTCAAGGAGCAGGAGCCCTCGCTCAGCCTGGGCATCGTCATCTCCCAGGGCGGCGAGTTCGCCTTCGTCCTCTTCGCCCTCGCGGTGTCCTTCCGGGTCATGCAGCCGGAGGTGTCGGAGCTGCTCGTCGTCGTCGTGGGCCTGTCCATGGCCACGACGCCGCTCTTCTATGCGGCCTATGAGCGCTGGGGGCGCCCGCGCTTCCGCAAAGAGGCGAAGACGCGCGAGTACGACGTGGCCCCGGAGGAGGACCACCCCGTCATCATCGCGGGCTTCGGCCGCGTGGGTCAGGTGGTGGGCCGGCTCCTGCGCGCCAAGCGCATCGGCTTCACCGCCATTGACGCCAGCCCCGAGCACATCGACTTCATGAAGCGCTTCGGCAGCCAGGTCTTCTACGGCGACGCCTCGCGGTTGGACCTGCTGCGCGCCGCCCGCGCCGACAAGGCCCGCGTCTTCGTGCTCGCCATCGACGACATGGAGGCCTCCCTGCGCACCGCCCAGACGGTGAAGGAGCACTTCCCGCACCTCACCGTCTTCGCCCGCGCGCGCAACCGCGTCCACGCCTACCGCCTGTTGGATTTGGGCATCGAACACGTCATGCGAGAGACCTTCGCGGGCAGCATGGAGCTGGGCGGCGACATCCTCCAGACGCTGGGCCTCACCTTCTCCGAGAGCCACCGCGTCATGGAGCGCCTGCGCGAGCACGACGAGAAGCTCCTGCGCGAGACGGCCCGCTACCACCGCGACGAACAGAAGCTGGTGGAGATGGCCGCCCGCGCGCGCAAGGAGCTGGAGAGCCTCTTCGAGCAGGACGACGCCGAGCAGAAGAAGTCCGCGTGA
- a CDS encoding response regulator, with translation MRRKKVLLVDDSHTVLMLHQMMMVERGYETLIARDGLEALARVETEAPDLVVLDVHMPNLDGFQTCRALRERERTRHTPIILCTTRVEASYVQAGFESGCSDFLTKPFAGAELAALLYRYLGSERGTRGEG, from the coding sequence ATGCGGCGCAAGAAGGTGCTCCTCGTCGACGACTCGCACACCGTCTTGATGCTCCACCAGATGATGATGGTGGAGCGCGGCTACGAGACGCTCATCGCGCGCGACGGGTTGGAGGCGCTGGCGCGCGTGGAGACGGAGGCGCCGGACCTGGTGGTGCTGGACGTCCACATGCCGAACCTGGATGGATTCCAGACGTGCCGCGCGCTGCGCGAGCGTGAGCGCACCCGCCACACGCCCATCATCCTGTGCACCACGCGCGTGGAGGCGTCGTATGTGCAGGCGGGCTTCGAGAGCGGCTGTTCGGACTTCCTGACGAAGCCCTTCGCGGGCGCGGAGCTGGCGGCGCTCCTCTACCGCTACCTGGGCTCCGAGCGCGGCACGCGGGGCGAGGGCTGA
- a CDS encoding glycoside hydrolase family 16 protein: protein MRQHLRTWMGMLSVAAFTPVGCTGAPPEPEEHSVASRLSLPPGNFLPNPSFESNLTGWSSWQGTLSRITHASAPDGASVVRVTRAAGDMYSLDDAPDAVASTTVGTVYRASAFLAAGNAGTVGKPVVLVVRERNAAGATVGYAEASASLTSAFQRLTVDATARQSGNVLDVYVLQSGAVSGNVFLADAVTLEVVPPATPGEPGNLLWSDEFDGVAGSPPNPLVWQAETGGMWDHGQTLQQYTGRTQNVQLDGNGRLRIIALRETYTGGDGVTRDYTSARIHTKGLLERQYGYVEVRLKAPVGNGTWPAAWLMGSTGAWPANGEFDIFEGEGDLPTLAHGTLHGPGITYGWDPPGQVDYAPARVGDAWRTFGISWDANRVEWYADRIKRFTFTRGSMGTWVFDQPNHVILNLALGHLGGDPASTVFPQVLEVDYVRWYANAPSN, encoded by the coding sequence ATGAGACAGCACCTGCGAACCTGGATGGGGATGTTGAGCGTGGCGGCCTTCACCCCGGTGGGTTGCACGGGTGCGCCGCCGGAGCCGGAGGAGCACTCGGTGGCGTCGCGTCTGTCGCTGCCTCCGGGCAACTTCCTGCCCAATCCGTCGTTCGAGTCGAACCTCACGGGCTGGTCGAGCTGGCAGGGCACGCTGAGCCGAATCACCCATGCGTCGGCGCCGGACGGCGCGTCTGTCGTGCGGGTCACCCGGGCGGCGGGGGACATGTATTCGCTGGACGATGCACCGGACGCGGTGGCGTCCACGACGGTGGGCACGGTGTATCGCGCATCCGCGTTCCTCGCCGCGGGGAACGCGGGCACGGTGGGCAAGCCCGTGGTGCTGGTGGTCCGCGAGCGCAACGCGGCCGGGGCCACGGTGGGTTACGCGGAGGCCTCCGCGTCATTGACCTCCGCGTTCCAGCGATTGACGGTGGACGCCACGGCGCGGCAGTCCGGCAACGTGTTGGATGTGTATGTCCTTCAGTCAGGCGCGGTGAGCGGCAACGTGTTCCTGGCGGACGCGGTGACGTTGGAGGTGGTGCCTCCGGCGACGCCCGGGGAGCCGGGCAACCTGCTGTGGAGCGATGAGTTCGACGGCGTCGCGGGCAGTCCGCCGAATCCCCTGGTGTGGCAGGCCGAGACAGGCGGCATGTGGGACCACGGCCAGACGCTCCAGCAATACACGGGGCGGACCCAGAACGTGCAACTGGATGGCAATGGCCGTTTGCGAATCATTGCCTTGCGGGAGACGTATACAGGGGGAGACGGCGTGACGCGGGATTACACGTCCGCGCGCATCCACACGAAGGGCCTGCTGGAGCGGCAGTACGGTTACGTCGAGGTGCGGCTCAAGGCGCCGGTGGGGAACGGGACGTGGCCCGCGGCGTGGTTGATGGGCTCCACGGGGGCGTGGCCGGCCAACGGCGAGTTCGACATCTTCGAGGGCGAGGGCGATTTGCCCACGCTGGCGCACGGCACATTGCATGGGCCCGGCATCACGTATGGGTGGGACCCGCCGGGACAGGTGGACTACGCGCCGGCGCGTGTGGGGGATGCGTGGCGCACCTTCGGCATCTCTTGGGATGCGAACCGCGTGGAGTGGTACGCCGACCGCATCAAGCGCTTCACCTTCACGCGCGGGTCGATGGGGACGTGGGTGTTCGACCAACCGAACCACGTGATTCTCAACCTGGCGCTGGGGCACCTGGGCGGAGACCCGGCGAGCACCGTGTTCCCTCAAGTGCTCGAGGTGGACTACGTGCGCTGGTACGCTAACGCGCCGTCGAACTGA
- a CDS encoding PilZ domain-containing protein, giving the protein MRMAPGPVRPAAGEALSAPRVLWVGVAGDAWLVVSRVAKSLGFEPVQAVVPGSVGSVGLELSRARPRLVLVHWRQVRERGPGGLGGLKARVGAAGAPMALVAEPHTPAEVLEAADAEGVEDCLMTPVSEAAVRSRLSALMGAQSLLSASERYSPRVVLLAGAAGARTWTGLGSLLEACGHQLLYSATVEGAAARVEEHGAPPHLLIVAGDGSWGGVWARASTAARSLLEGVPSLVVTAAECARAATLLPRIHALLGREGTSLRVDERVPFSCPVEFGEAGPRGLSWTSGVSFALSPGGLFVRTLVPARPGAAVTLRIHLPTTGEHLESPGVVAWANPWASREGLSCPVGMGVRFLGMGPPRLMHLRQLCHAPAAP; this is encoded by the coding sequence ATGAGGATGGCCCCAGGCCCAGTCCGTCCAGCCGCTGGTGAGGCGCTGTCCGCGCCCCGGGTGCTGTGGGTTGGAGTGGCCGGGGACGCGTGGCTGGTGGTGTCGCGCGTGGCGAAGTCCTTGGGCTTCGAGCCGGTGCAAGCCGTGGTGCCAGGCTCGGTGGGTTCGGTGGGCCTGGAGCTGTCGCGTGCCCGTCCCCGGCTGGTGCTGGTGCACTGGCGTCAGGTTCGCGAGCGAGGCCCGGGAGGGCTGGGTGGATTGAAGGCCCGCGTGGGCGCTGCGGGTGCGCCCATGGCGCTGGTGGCGGAGCCGCACACGCCCGCCGAGGTGCTCGAAGCCGCCGACGCGGAGGGCGTGGAGGACTGTCTCATGACGCCGGTGAGCGAGGCGGCGGTGCGCTCGCGACTCTCCGCGCTGATGGGAGCGCAGTCGTTGTTGTCGGCCAGCGAGCGCTACAGCCCGCGCGTCGTGCTGCTCGCGGGCGCGGCGGGCGCGAGGACGTGGACGGGGCTGGGCTCGCTGCTGGAGGCGTGTGGCCACCAGTTGCTCTACAGCGCCACCGTGGAGGGCGCCGCCGCGCGTGTGGAGGAGCATGGCGCACCGCCACACCTGCTCATCGTCGCGGGGGATGGGAGCTGGGGCGGAGTCTGGGCGCGCGCGAGCACCGCCGCGCGGAGTTTGTTGGAGGGAGTGCCCTCGCTCGTGGTGACGGCGGCGGAGTGCGCGCGCGCGGCGACGTTGCTGCCGCGCATCCACGCGCTCCTGGGGCGTGAGGGCACGTCGCTGCGAGTCGATGAGCGCGTGCCCTTCTCGTGTCCGGTGGAGTTTGGCGAGGCCGGTCCCCGGGGGCTCTCGTGGACGTCGGGCGTGTCCTTCGCGTTGAGCCCGGGTGGGCTCTTCGTGCGCACGCTGGTGCCCGCGCGGCCGGGCGCGGCGGTGACGCTGCGCATCCACCTGCCCACCACGGGGGAGCACCTGGAGTCGCCCGGGGTGGTGGCGTGGGCCAACCCCTGGGCCTCGCGCGAGGGACTGAGCTGTCCGGTGGGCATGGGGGTGCGGTTCTTGGGCATGGGTCCTCCCCGGCTGATGCACCTGCGCCAGCTCTGCCACGCCCCGGCGGCGCCCTGA